The nucleotide window GAGTCCGGGGCCCCCACGACGTCATGGACTTCGCCCGCTGCGGCGCCGACGTCGTCCTGGTGGGGGAGGCCGTCATCCGCTCCACCGACCCCCAGCAGTTCGTCGCCGAGCTGGTCGCCGCCGGCGCCCACCCCTCCCTGCTCCACGCCACCCACCGAGAGGCCCCCTGAGTGCTCACCAGTGCCCCTGCCATGATCGCGGCCGCCGCTGCGCCCGCCTCCCTGCCCAGTCCCTCGACCGGGGTGTGGTACATCGGCCCCTTCCCGCTGAGGGCCTACGCCCTGTGCATCCTCGCGGGCGTCTTCGTGGCCGTGTGGTGGTCGGGCAGGCGCTACGAGGCCCGCGGCGGGGACAGGGACACCGTCCTGGACGTGGCCCTCCTGGCGGTCCCGGCGGGGATCCTCGGCGCCCGCATCTACCACGTCCTGTCCTCCCCGGACGCCTACGTCGGCCCGGGCGGGGACCTGGCCCTCATCCCCCAGATCTGGAGGGGCGGGCTGGGCATCTGGGGCGGCATCGCCGCCGGGGTCGCCGCCGGTGCCTGGCTCATGAGGCGCCGCGGCCTGCGCCTGGCGCCCCTGGCCGACGCCGTGGCCCCCGCCCTCCTGGTGGCCCAGGCCATCGGCCGCCTGGGCAACTGGTTCAACCAGGAGCTCTTCGGCGCGCCCACCACCCTGCCCTGGGGGCTGGAGATCGACGCCGCCCACCTGCCCCCGGGGTATCCGTCCGGCACGCTGTTCCACCCGACCTTCCTCTACGAGGCCCTGTGGAACCTCGCCGGTGCGGCCTTCCTGGTGTGGCTGGGGCGCCGGCTCCTGGCCCGCGACGGCGTCACCGGGGGCAGGCTCCTGTGGGCCTACCTCATGGTCTACACCGCGGGGCGGGTGTGGATCGAGGCACTGCGCATCGACGAGGCCGAGACCATCGCGGGCCTGCGCCTGAACGTGTGGACCTCGGTGATCATCTTCGCGGTGGGGGCCGTGGGCCTGGTCCTGGCCTCCCGCGGGGTGCCCCGCAGGCTCGACGACGCCATCGCCGATACCACCCGGCCCGCCGCGGAGCAGGAGAGCACTGGGGATCGGGGCGTCGGAGACCGTGAGGACGGCGAGGAGGAGAGCCAGGACGGCGAGGAGGACTCCCAGGTCACTGACGGCCGGGAACGGTGACGATAGTCCCAACTCGTGCGAGTATCGGGCACCTGCTCGGCCAAGCGCATGCGCGTCCCTTAGGCTTGACCCATGCGCAGAGCCAAGATCGTATGCACCCTCGGACCCGCCACCGACTCGCCCGAGCAGGTGCAAGCCCTGGTGGACGCGGGCATGAATGTCGCGCGTATCAACCGCTCGCACGGGCGGGTGGAGGACCACGAGGAGGTCATCGGGCGGGTGCGCGCCGCCGCCGAGGCCTCCGGCCGGGCCATCGCCGTCCTGGTCGACCTCCAGGGCCCCAAGATCCGCCTGGGCAAGTTCGTCAACGACCAGAAGGTCATGCTCAACAAGGGCGATGAGTTCACCATCACCACCGATGACGTGCTGGGCACGGTCAAGCGCTGCTCGACCACCTTCAAGGGCCTGCCCGGGGACTGCCGCCCGGGCGACCGCCTGCTCATCGACGACGGCAACGTGGCGGTGCGCGTCGTCGCGGTGACCGACACCGATGTGGTCACCCGGGTCGAGGTCCCCGGCTTCGTGTCGAACAACAAGGGCATCAACCTGCCGGGCGTGGCGGTCTCGGTGCCGGCCCTGTCGGAGAAGGACCGCGTGGACCTGCGCTGGGCCCTGGAGGTCGGTGCCGACTTCATCGCCCTGTCCTTCGTGCGCAACGCCGACGACATCAAGGACGTCCACGAGATCATGGACGAGGTCGGGGTGCGCATCCCCGTCATCGCCAAGATCGAGAAGCCCCAGGCGGTGGAGAACCTCTTCGACATCGTCTCGGCCTTCGACGGCATCATGGTGGCCCGCGGCGACCTGGGCGTCGAGATGCCCCTGGAGGCGGTGCCGCTGGTGCAGAAGCGGGCCATCGAGCTGGCCCGCCGTCAGGCCAAGCCGGTCATCGTGGCCACCCAGGTCCTGGAGTCCATGATCCAGAACCCCCGGCCCACCCGCGCCGAGGCCTCGGACTGCGCCAACGCCATCCTCGACGGCGCCGACGCCGTCATGCTCTCCGGTGAGACCTCCGTGGGCGCCTACCCGATCGAGGCCGTGCGCACCATGGCCCGCATCATCGAGAACGTGGAGGAGAACGGCGGGGAGCGCATCGCCGAGCTCGGCTCCTACCCGCAGACCCGCGGCGGCGCCCTGACCCGCGCCGCCGCCGAGATGGGCGAGCAGCTCGACATCACCTACCTGGTCACCTTCACCCAGTCCGGTGACACCGCCCGGCGCCTGTCCCGCCTGCGCTCCCCGATCCCGCTGCTGGCCTTCACGCCCCTGGACTCCACCCGCAACCAGCTCGCGGTCTCCTGGGGGGTCAACACCTACAGGGTCCCCGCGGTCCAGCACACCGACGACATGGTCGCCCAGGTCGATGAGATCCTCCAGGACAAGCACCTGGCGCAGGCCGGGGACACCGTCGTCATCGTGGCGGGCATGCCCCCGGGCACCCCCGGTTCGACCAACTCCATCCGCATCCACACCGTGGGGGAGACGGTCGACTACAAGGCCTGAGCGCAGGCGGCTGTGATCGCAGTGCACATGAGCAGTTGAGGAGATCTGGTCGTGTCCCATGAGTTGAAGGAGCTGAGCATCACCCTGCCCGAAGAGGTGGCGGTGGCGCTGGCCGAGCGGGTGGTCTCGGGCGCCTATGACAGCGAGAGCGAGGTCGTGCGCGACGGCCTCATCGACCTGTTCCTCCGCGAGGAGGCCGCTGAGACCTGGCTGCACGAGGAGGTGGGGGAGGCCTACGACGAGTTGCGCGACCACCCCTGCCTGGCGTGGGACGTCCAGGGCGTGCGCGCCCATCTGGCCGAGGCTCACGCCCATCACCAGGCACGGCCCCGGCCGTGAACCCCGACGTCGTCTTCTCGCCGTGGGCGCTGCGCCACATGACCGGGCTCTACCGGCGGATCGCCGAGGAGTCCGGCTCCTCCGACCTGGCCGAGGCCTACCTGTCGGCCATCATGGACCGCTGCGAGGCCCTGGCCGAGTTCCCCCTGACCGGGCGACTCCGCGACGACATCCGGCCCCATCTGCGCACTGTGGGGTTCAGGAATCGCGTCGTCATCGCCTTCGCCGTCTGCGACAACCGGATCGAGGTCCTCGGCGTCCACTTCGGGGGCCGCGATCATGACGGGCTGCAGCGCGGAGAGGCACCCACCGTTCACGTCGACTGACCCCGTGCTGCACATCTTCAGCACGGCCCGGCGAGGAGGGCTGACAGGATCGTGCGGAAAGGCCGGGGCCGTTGGCTGGTCCGGGGCCTGAGGATATGCAACGAGCGCGCACCCCTGGTCCCGAGTCCGAAAGCGCTGCGTCAAGGCTGCACTCCCATCCGGTGGGCACCTCGGCCGAATGGGGGGGACAGTTCGATCCGGAGGGGATCGTGGGGCCCGGGGTACCTCCGGTGGGACTCGAACCCACAACACTCCGATTTTGAGTCGGATGCCTCTGCCAATTGGGCTACGGAGGCGGCGCGTCCGCTCTCGAGCGGCGCCACGAGCCGAAGCATACTAGGATCTATGGTGTGAGCAACGAGTCCAGCACCACCCGATCCCGCAGGGTCCTCGTCGCCGAGGACGAGACCCTCATCCGCCTTGACATCGTGGAGACCCTGACAGACGCGGGCTACGACGTCGTCGCCGAGGCCTCCGATGGTGAGGAGGCCATCCGCCTGGCCCAGGAGCACCAGCCCGATCTGTGCGTCATGGATGTCAAGATGCCGGTCACCGACGGCATCACCGCCGCCGAGCGCATTCTGGACAAGCACTCCTGCGCGGTGGTCATGCTGACCGCCTTCTCGCAGACCGACCTGGTCGAGCGCGCCAGCGCCGCGGGGGCCATGGCCTACGTCGTCAAGCCCTTCACCCCGGCCGACCTCATCCCCGCCCTGGAGATCGCCCTGTCGCGGCACGAGGAGATCCTGTCCCTGGAGAACGAGATCAGCGATCTCACCGAGCGCTTCGAGACGCGCAAGCGGGTCGACCGCGCCAAGGGACTGCTCATGGAGCGCATGGGCCTGAGCGAGCCCGAGGCCTTCCGCTGGCTTCAGAAGACCTCGATGAACCGGCGCCTGACCATGCGCGAGGTCGCCGATGCAGTCATCGAGCAGGTCGGCGCCGCAGCCAACAGCAAGGACGACTGACCCCCGCCCCCGCGATCCCCGGCGGGCAGTCCTCAGGTGAACAGGCTGCGCAACGTCCCGCGGGCGATGTGCCTGCCCTTCTCGTCGCTCACACTGACCTCGTAGACGGCGGTGCGCCGCCCCCGGTGAATGGGGGTGGCCACCGCCGTCACCCATCCCTCCTCAGCCGGCCGCAGATGCGAGACCGTCAGCTCCGCCCCCACCGGCACCGAGCCGGTCGGCGCAGCCTCCCGCGCCGCGACCGAGGCCGCGGTCTCGATGAGCGCCGCCGTCGCCCCGCCGTGGAGGATCCCCACCACCTGGCGGGCCCCATCCACCGGCATCCGCACCTGCGTGAGATCGGCATCGCGCTGGACCACCTCCATGCGCAGGGTCTCCATGAGCGTGCCCTCCTCGTCCTCCTCCAGGCCGGCGTGCACGGCGCTGAAGGCCGAGATCGCCGATCCGGCGGGACGCGGATCGGGATAGGGGCGGCGCCCCGGATCCGGGAAGGCCACCGGCGCCGAGCTCGACGCCGACAGGGCGGCCAGCGTCTGGCCCACCGGCCCCAGGGGGCCGACAACCGTGGGCCGCTCCGCAGCGCCGGTGCCGCTGGAGGCGCCGTTGGGCGAGGGGCTAGTGGAGGAGGCGCCGTCGCAGGAGGCGTCACCCGAGCCGGTCGCGGGACTCGGGGGCGCGGTGGGGCTGTCGGGCTGCGTGTTGCTCATGGGCCTAGGCTGTCATGGTGAGCACCAACGCGACCAGCCCGCACCGACCCGGGAGCCAGGACCCCGCCAGGCTCCTGCTCATCGACGGCCACTCCATGGCCTTCCGCGCCTTCTACGCCCTGCCGGTGGACAACTTCACCACCTCCACGGGCCAGGCCACCAACGCCGTCCACGGCTTCACCTCCATGTTCCTGTCCCTGCTGGAGGGCGAGGCCCCCACGCATGCGGCCGTGGCCTTCGACCTGCCCGGGGGGACCTTCCGCACCGAGGAGTACGCCGAGTACAAGGGCACGCGCGAGGAGACCCCCCAGCCCTTCATCGGGCAGGTCGAGCTCATCGAGGAGGTCCTCGGGGCCATGGGGGTGCGCACCATCACCGCCCCCGGGTATGAGGCCGACGACATCCTGGCCACCCTGGCGGCCTCGGCCCAGGACGAGGGCCTGGAGGTCCTCGTGTGCTCGGGGGACCGCGACTCCTTCCAGACCGTCACCGAGCGCTGCACCGTGCTCTACCCGGTCAAGGGCGTCTCGACCCTGCGGCGCATGACCCCCCAGGAGGTCGAGGAGCGCTACGGCGTCACCCCCGAGCGCTACCCGGACCTGGCCGCCCTGGTGGGGGAGACCAGCGACAACCTGCCGGGCGTGCCCGGGGTGGGGCCCAAGACGGCGGCCAAGTGGATCGGCCTCTACGACGGCCTGGAGGGCGTCATCGCCCACGCCGAGGACATCAAGGGCAAGGCCGGCCAGTCCCTGCGCGACCACCTCGACGACGTCCTGCGCAACCGCCGGCTCAACCGCCTGGTCACCGACCTCGACCTGGGCCTGAGCATCGGCGACCTGCGCCTGGAGGGCGCCGACAGGGCCGGTCTGGCACGGGTCTTCGAGACCCTGGAGTTCCGCACCCTGCACCAGCGCTCCCAGCGGATCCTCAGCTTCGCCCAGCAGGAGGGCGCGGCGGCGCAGGCCGACGACGACGAGGGGCCCATGGGCCGGCTCCTCGGGCTGGAGGTGGGCGTCCTGGGCCATGACCTGGAGCCCGGGGGCCTGGGCGCCTGGCTCCAGGAGCACCTGCCCGCGCCGGGCCCCGGGTCCCGCCCCGCCCCGCTGGGCATCGACGTCGTGGGCGCCCTGCGGCCGGTCCAGGCCGACGCCCAGATCGTCTCCATCTCCGATGGCGCCAGCGCCGTGGCCATCGACACCGCCGAGCTCAGCGTCCAGGACGAGGCCGTGCTCGAGGCCCTGCTCGCCGACGTCGAGCGCCCCAAGATCGTGGCCGACGCCAAGGGGGCCTGGCACGCCCTGAAGGCCCGGGGCCTGAGCCTCGACGGCGTCATCGCCGACCCCTGCCTGGCGGGCTACCTGTGCCGGCCCGAGCAGCGCTCCTACGACGTGGATACCCTGGCGCAGCGCTGGCTCGACATCGACCTGGCGGGCCTGGCCGACGGCGCCGCGCAGGAGACCGGCTCCCAGCAGGCCCTGGACCTGGACTCCCTGTCCTCGGGGGCCGCCGGGCAGGCCCTGGCCTCCGCGCGCCGCGCCGCCGTCCTCCTGCCCCTCCAGGAGGTGCTGGAGGTCCAGATGGAGCAGCGGCGGGCCACCGCCCTGTTCACCGACCTGGAGATGCCCGTGGCCGCCACCCTGGCGGTGATGGAGGACGCCGGCATCGCCGTCGACGACGCCGTGCTGGCCACCCGGGCCACCGAGCTCGACGCCCGCGTCACCCATGCTGCGCAGGGCGCCTTCGCCGCCGCCGGGCACGAGCTCAACCTGTCCAGCCCCAAGCAGCTCCAGACCGTCCTGTTCGACGAGCTGAGGATGCCCAAGACCCGCAGGACCAAGACCGGCTACACCACCGACGCCGAGGCGCTGGCCGGCCTGCATGCCAAGACCGGCCACCCCTTCCTGGCCCACCTGCTGGAGCACCGCGACGCCATCAAGCTGCGGCAGACCGTGGAGGGCCTGCGCAAGGCCATCCAGCCCGACGGGCGCATCCACACCACCTTCCAGCAGACCATCGCCGCCACCGGCCGGCTGTCCTCCACCGACCCCAACCTGCAGAACATCCCCGCCCGCACCGAGGAGGGGATGCGCATCCGCGAGGCCTTCACCGTCGGGCAGGGCTACGAGTGCCTCATGACCGCCGACTACTCCCAGATCGAGATGCGCATCATGGCGCACCTGTCGGGGGACGAGGCCCTCATCGAGGCCTTCCGCAGCGGGGAGGACCTCCACCGCTACGCCGCGGCCCTGGTCCACGGCATCGAGGTCGAGCAGGTCACCGCCGAGCAGCGCAGCCACGTCAAGGCCATGAGCTACGGCCTGGCCTACGGGCTGTCCACCTACGGGCTGGCCCGTCAGCTGGGCATCGACAACGCCGAGGCCTCCGCGCTGCGGGACGCCTACTTCGCCCGCTTCGGGCGTGTCCACGACTACCTGGAGTCCGTCGTCGAGCAGGCCCGCCGTGACGGCTACACCCAGACGATGCTCGGACGCCGCCGCTACCTGCCCGACCTGACCAGCGACCAGCGCCAGCGCCGCGAGATGGCCGAGCGCGCCGCCCTCAACGCCCCCATCCAGGGCAGCGCCGCCGACATCGTCAAGAAGGCCATGGTCGAGGTCGAGGCGGCCCTGGCCGAGCAGGGCCTGGGCAGCCGCATCCTGCTCCAGATCCATGACGAGCTCATGGTCGAGGTGGCGCCCGGTGAGTCCGAGGCCGTGCGCCGCCTCCTGGTGGAGCGGATGGGCGCCGCCGCCGAGCTCTCCGTGCCCCTGGAGGTCGCCACCGGCTCCGGTCTCACCTGGCGAGAAGCCGCCCACTGAGTCAGCGCAATTGTGACCTTCGGCCGGGAGGGTGGAGGACGTCGGGGCCCCGCCGCCCACGTTGCCGTTGAAAAAATCCTGAACCAGGTGTTTCATTAAGGGTGAGAGGGTTTATTATGTATGGTTCTGGGTGGTTTGGGAGGGTGTGGTGGTAGTGCGGATCCCGCATGTGTGAGCGATGACACCTCCATGGCGGCACTTGGGGCGCGGATAGCGCAGTCACGGATTCGTCACATGCTGCTAGGGTTCACTCGTGCGTCCCTGGGCGTCTCGCGCGTGAAGGATTGTCTATGAACCTGTTCATCAGACATGATGTCAGCGGAATGACGCCCTGCTGCGCGGGGTCTGGTCCGGGCCGGTTCCCGTAGCAGTGGGATGCGCGGTATCTATCGACCCGAACCACCTATCCGCATTCGGAGCACCCACTCAATGACCACCACCACACCCAGCCCCGCCCCGGTCGCCGTCAACGACATCGGCTCGACCGAGGAGATCCTCGCCGCCGTCGACGAGACCATCAAGTACTTCGACGACGGTGACATCGTCGAGGGCACTGTTGTCAAGGTCGACCGCGACGAGGTCCTCCTCGACATCGGCTACAAGACCGAGGGTGTCATCCTCTCCCGAGAGCTGTCCATCAAGCACGACGTCGACCCCGACGAGATCGTCTCGGTCGGCGACGAGATCGAGGCCCTCGTCCTGCAGAAGGAGGACAAGGAGGGACGCCTGCTCCTGAGCAAGAAGCGCGCCCAGTACGAGCGCGCCTGGGGCACCATCGAGCGCATCAAGGAGGAGGACGGCGTCGTCACCGGCTCCGTCATCGAGGTCGTCAAGGGCGGCCTCATCCTCGACATCGGCCTGCGCGGCTTCCTGCCCGCCTCCCTGGTCGAGATGCGCCGCGTGCGCGACCTCCAGCCCTACGTGGGCCGCGAGCTCGAGGCCAAGATCATCGAGCTGGACAAGAACCGCAACAACGTGGTGCTCTCCCGCCGCGCCTGGCTGGAGCAGACCCAGTCCGAGGTCCGCACCAACTTCCTCCAGACCCTCCAGAAGGGCCAGGTCCGCTCCGGCGTGGTCTCCTCCATCGTCAACTTCGGTGCCTTCGTGGACCTGGGTGGCGTGGACGGCCTGGTCCACGTCTCCGAGCTGTCCTGGAAGCACATCGACCACCCCTCCGAGGTCGTCGAGGTCGGTACCGAGGTCACCGTCGAGGTCCTCGACGTCGACTTCGACCGCGAGCGCGTCTCCCTGTCGCTCAAGGCCACCCAGGAGGACCCGTGGCAGGCCTTCGCACGCACCCACGCCATCGGCCAGGTCGTGCCCGGCAAGGTCACCAAGCTCGTCCCCTTCGGCGCCTTCGTGCGCGTCGAGGACGGCATCGAGGGCCTGGTCCACATCTCCGAGCTCGCCCAGCGCCACGTCGAGGTGCCCGAGCAGGTGGCCAAGGTCGGTGACGAGGTCTTCGTCAAGGTCATCGACATCGACCTGGAGCGCCGTCGCATCTCCCTGTCGCTCAAGCAGGCCAACGAGGGCGTGGACCCCGCCTCCGAGGACTTCGACCCCTCCCTGTACGGGATGGCGGCCGAGTACGACGAGGAGGGCAACTACAAGTACCCCGAGGGCTTCGACCCGGAGACCAACGAGTGGCTCGAGGGCTACGACGCCCAGCGCGAGGCCTGGGAGGCCGAGTACGCGGCGGCCCACGCCCGCTGGGAGGCCCACAAGGCCCAGGTCGCCAAGGCCTTCGAGGAGGAGCAGGACACCGGCGCGGCCGCCCCGGCCGGCTCCTCGTCCTACTCCTCGGCCCCGGCAGAGGCCTCGGGCACCCTGGCCTCCGACGAGGCCCTGGCCGCTCTGCGCGAGA belongs to Actinomyces capricornis and includes:
- the lgt gene encoding prolipoprotein diacylglyceryl transferase, whose amino-acid sequence is MIAAAAAPASLPSPSTGVWYIGPFPLRAYALCILAGVFVAVWWSGRRYEARGGDRDTVLDVALLAVPAGILGARIYHVLSSPDAYVGPGGDLALIPQIWRGGLGIWGGIAAGVAAGAWLMRRRGLRLAPLADAVAPALLVAQAIGRLGNWFNQELFGAPTTLPWGLEIDAAHLPPGYPSGTLFHPTFLYEALWNLAGAAFLVWLGRRLLARDGVTGGRLLWAYLMVYTAGRVWIEALRIDEAETIAGLRLNVWTSVIIFAVGAVGLVLASRGVPRRLDDAIADTTRPAAEQESTGDRGVGDREDGEEESQDGEEDSQVTDGRER
- the pyk gene encoding pyruvate kinase; protein product: MRRAKIVCTLGPATDSPEQVQALVDAGMNVARINRSHGRVEDHEEVIGRVRAAAEASGRAIAVLVDLQGPKIRLGKFVNDQKVMLNKGDEFTITTDDVLGTVKRCSTTFKGLPGDCRPGDRLLIDDGNVAVRVVAVTDTDVVTRVEVPGFVSNNKGINLPGVAVSVPALSEKDRVDLRWALEVGADFIALSFVRNADDIKDVHEIMDEVGVRIPVIAKIEKPQAVENLFDIVSAFDGIMVARGDLGVEMPLEAVPLVQKRAIELARRQAKPVIVATQVLESMIQNPRPTRAEASDCANAILDGADAVMLSGETSVGAYPIEAVRTMARIIENVEENGGERIAELGSYPQTRGGALTRAAAEMGEQLDITYLVTFTQSGDTARRLSRLRSPIPLLAFTPLDSTRNQLAVSWGVNTYRVPAVQHTDDMVAQVDEILQDKHLAQAGDTVVIVAGMPPGTPGSTNSIRIHTVGETVDYKA
- a CDS encoding ribbon-helix-helix domain-containing protein — translated: MSHELKELSITLPEEVAVALAERVVSGAYDSESEVVRDGLIDLFLREEAAETWLHEEVGEAYDELRDHPCLAWDVQGVRAHLAEAHAHHQARPRP
- a CDS encoding type II toxin-antitoxin system RelE/ParE family toxin is translated as MNPDVVFSPWALRHMTGLYRRIAEESGSSDLAEAYLSAIMDRCEALAEFPLTGRLRDDIRPHLRTVGFRNRVVIAFAVCDNRIEVLGVHFGGRDHDGLQRGEAPTVHVD
- a CDS encoding ANTAR domain-containing response regulator, which produces MSNESSTTRSRRVLVAEDETLIRLDIVETLTDAGYDVVAEASDGEEAIRLAQEHQPDLCVMDVKMPVTDGITAAERILDKHSCAVVMLTAFSQTDLVERASAAGAMAYVVKPFTPADLIPALEIALSRHEEILSLENEISDLTERFETRKRVDRAKGLLMERMGLSEPEAFRWLQKTSMNRRLTMREVADAVIEQVGAAANSKDD
- a CDS encoding PaaI family thioesterase, with product MSNTQPDSPTAPPSPATGSGDASCDGASSTSPSPNGASSGTGAAERPTVVGPLGPVGQTLAALSASSSAPVAFPDPGRRPYPDPRPAGSAISAFSAVHAGLEEDEEGTLMETLRMEVVQRDADLTQVRMPVDGARQVVGILHGGATAALIETAASVAAREAAPTGSVPVGAELTVSHLRPAEEGWVTAVATPIHRGRRTAVYEVSVSDEKGRHIARGTLRSLFT
- the polA gene encoding DNA polymerase I — encoded protein: MVSTNATSPHRPGSQDPARLLLIDGHSMAFRAFYALPVDNFTTSTGQATNAVHGFTSMFLSLLEGEAPTHAAVAFDLPGGTFRTEEYAEYKGTREETPQPFIGQVELIEEVLGAMGVRTITAPGYEADDILATLAASAQDEGLEVLVCSGDRDSFQTVTERCTVLYPVKGVSTLRRMTPQEVEERYGVTPERYPDLAALVGETSDNLPGVPGVGPKTAAKWIGLYDGLEGVIAHAEDIKGKAGQSLRDHLDDVLRNRRLNRLVTDLDLGLSIGDLRLEGADRAGLARVFETLEFRTLHQRSQRILSFAQQEGAAAQADDDEGPMGRLLGLEVGVLGHDLEPGGLGAWLQEHLPAPGPGSRPAPLGIDVVGALRPVQADAQIVSISDGASAVAIDTAELSVQDEAVLEALLADVERPKIVADAKGAWHALKARGLSLDGVIADPCLAGYLCRPEQRSYDVDTLAQRWLDIDLAGLADGAAQETGSQQALDLDSLSSGAAGQALASARRAAVLLPLQEVLEVQMEQRRATALFTDLEMPVAATLAVMEDAGIAVDDAVLATRATELDARVTHAAQGAFAAAGHELNLSSPKQLQTVLFDELRMPKTRRTKTGYTTDAEALAGLHAKTGHPFLAHLLEHRDAIKLRQTVEGLRKAIQPDGRIHTTFQQTIAATGRLSSTDPNLQNIPARTEEGMRIREAFTVGQGYECLMTADYSQIEMRIMAHLSGDEALIEAFRSGEDLHRYAAALVHGIEVEQVTAEQRSHVKAMSYGLAYGLSTYGLARQLGIDNAEASALRDAYFARFGRVHDYLESVVEQARRDGYTQTMLGRRRYLPDLTSDQRQRREMAERAALNAPIQGSAADIVKKAMVEVEAALAEQGLGSRILLQIHDELMVEVAPGESEAVRRLLVERMGAAAELSVPLEVATGSGLTWREAAH
- the rpsA gene encoding 30S ribosomal protein S1, which gives rise to MTTTTPSPAPVAVNDIGSTEEILAAVDETIKYFDDGDIVEGTVVKVDRDEVLLDIGYKTEGVILSRELSIKHDVDPDEIVSVGDEIEALVLQKEDKEGRLLLSKKRAQYERAWGTIERIKEEDGVVTGSVIEVVKGGLILDIGLRGFLPASLVEMRRVRDLQPYVGRELEAKIIELDKNRNNVVLSRRAWLEQTQSEVRTNFLQTLQKGQVRSGVVSSIVNFGAFVDLGGVDGLVHVSELSWKHIDHPSEVVEVGTEVTVEVLDVDFDRERVSLSLKATQEDPWQAFARTHAIGQVVPGKVTKLVPFGAFVRVEDGIEGLVHISELAQRHVEVPEQVAKVGDEVFVKVIDIDLERRRISLSLKQANEGVDPASEDFDPSLYGMAAEYDEEGNYKYPEGFDPETNEWLEGYDAQREAWEAEYAAAHARWEAHKAQVAKAFEEEQDTGAAAPAGSSSYSSAPAEASGTLASDEALAALREKLTGN